The Bifidobacterium animalis subsp. animalis ATCC 25527 genome has a segment encoding these proteins:
- the rbfA gene encoding 30S ribosome-binding factor RbfA — MQGTNPRAARIAALIQRVIASNMESTLHDKRLKNVTITDVKVTNDLQLAKIYWTTLSRDGHEEGERKRAKEALNQAKGRLRTMVGAKAGLRLTPQLQFIFDEVPGEAHEIEDILSLARKRDEELARMRANAAYAGDADPYRHDDETEEAVEEELDEQEHENKDEYTEYPGDVVEVEEFEDFDNSGDDLEHSDDDPVDPVATDPASTIDTIDDYDEDK; from the coding sequence ATGCAGGGAACCAATCCTCGCGCCGCACGCATCGCGGCGCTCATCCAGCGTGTGATCGCCTCGAATATGGAATCCACGTTGCACGACAAGCGACTCAAGAACGTGACGATCACCGACGTCAAGGTGACCAATGATCTCCAGCTCGCCAAGATCTACTGGACCACGTTGAGCCGGGACGGTCATGAGGAGGGCGAACGCAAGCGCGCCAAGGAGGCGCTCAACCAGGCCAAGGGACGCTTGCGCACCATGGTGGGCGCAAAGGCCGGTCTGCGCCTGACCCCGCAGCTCCAGTTCATCTTCGACGAGGTGCCCGGCGAGGCGCATGAGATCGAAGACATTCTCTCGCTGGCACGCAAGCGCGACGAGGAGCTCGCCCGCATGCGCGCGAACGCCGCCTACGCTGGCGACGCCGACCCATACCGCCACGACGACGAGACCGAGGAGGCCGTGGAGGAGGAACTGGACGAGCAGGAGCACGAGAACAAGGACGAATACACCGAATACCCGGGCGACGTGGTGGAAGTGGAGGAATTCGAGGACTTCGACAACAGTGGCGACGACCTCGAGCATTCCGACGACGACCCTGTGGATCCGGTGGCGACCGACCCGGCATCCACCATCGACACCATCGACGACTACGACGAGGACAAGTAA
- the truB gene encoding tRNA pseudouridine(55) synthase TruB: MGTGKRDAKVNGVLIVDKPQGVTSHDIVAAVRAALRTRKVGHAGTLDPMATGALVIGVGQATRLLQYIVEHTKTYSATMRFGQRTTTDDADGEFVERKSTAAMLPTLEQVCEAVTNEYTGDIEQIPNAVSAIKVHGQRAYDLAREGRHVDLKARRVTVHAFDVLGGRQTQAADGTPVFDVDVRVTCSAGTYIRALARDLGNDFHCGAHLTRLRREAVGAFRVRDARIVRAHAEARTFVNRDGEEITRNRAVLDCVGEDLAGHLLTMVQAAQLTLPVLAVSEAQAADLRFGRRIVAQAPTDDERPAHHHGEHVWAAIGSADGEPEVVAIVERAKHHEFKPVTVFAANTGNE; this comes from the coding sequence GTGGGCACCGGAAAACGCGACGCGAAGGTGAACGGCGTGCTCATTGTAGACAAGCCGCAGGGCGTGACCAGTCACGACATCGTGGCGGCCGTGCGTGCCGCGCTGCGCACCAGGAAGGTGGGGCACGCCGGCACGCTCGACCCGATGGCCACCGGCGCGCTCGTGATCGGCGTGGGCCAAGCCACGCGCCTGCTGCAGTACATTGTCGAGCATACGAAAACCTACAGCGCCACGATGCGCTTCGGTCAGCGCACGACCACCGATGACGCCGACGGTGAGTTCGTGGAACGGAAATCCACGGCCGCCATGCTGCCGACGCTCGAACAGGTGTGCGAAGCCGTGACGAACGAATACACCGGCGACATCGAACAGATTCCAAACGCCGTCTCCGCGATCAAGGTGCACGGCCAACGCGCCTACGATCTGGCCCGTGAAGGGCGGCATGTCGATCTCAAGGCGCGCCGGGTGACCGTGCATGCGTTCGATGTGCTCGGTGGTCGGCAAACGCAGGCCGCGGACGGCACGCCGGTGTTCGATGTCGACGTGCGCGTCACCTGCTCGGCAGGTACCTACATTCGCGCGCTCGCCCGCGATCTCGGCAATGATTTCCATTGCGGCGCGCATCTGACCCGCCTGCGCAGGGAAGCGGTGGGGGCGTTCCGCGTACGTGACGCCCGCATTGTGCGCGCGCATGCCGAGGCACGCACCTTCGTGAACCGCGACGGCGAGGAGATCACCCGCAATCGCGCGGTGCTCGATTGTGTGGGAGAAGATTTGGCCGGGCATCTGCTCACGATGGTGCAGGCCGCACAGCTCACGCTGCCGGTGCTCGCCGTGAGTGAAGCGCAGGCGGCGGATTTGCGTTTCGGTAGGAGAATCGTTGCACAGGCACCGACCGACGATGAACGACCGGCACACCACCACGGCGAGCACGTGTGGGCCGCCATTGGGTCCGCCGATGGCGAGCCTGAAGTCGTGGCGATTGTCGAGCGCGCGAAACACCACGAATTCAAGCCGGTGACGGTGTTCGCGGCGAATACGGGAAACGAGTAG
- a CDS encoding riboflavin kinase, which translates to MDIFRLTPAADGNVAWPTLSTSKKSVVTVGAFDGLHVGHHAVIEETVRQARKLDAYSVVIMFEPRPAFVHTYAKAHAGKDVPAGVHDPEAITSVDARLRMLAGMHVDYVLIVRYTIAFSEKSFRFFLGQLVGKLGMRMLVLGEDARMGANLEGDIKKIRTLAEATGVFELEVVTNQGGTVRVPERFTPTAPNEPCEPGDPLEGLSKAERRAWSKKHNAREVRNQSSTNVRYLLSQGRVQAANEILGHAHAVEGVVEHGEERGRTIGFPTANIAEPMEGYLPVDGVYAGWLVDLGPADEYERDQQQLSGKTADGEAVEAASVTVSDTPVVSHRFSSSRVDSRLAAQSPFRWPAAISIGTKPTYSESTGLNERVLEAYALTDEWLDLYGHRVRVEFERFLRPQVKFGSTDELVAELKHNVEETKELLGAE; encoded by the coding sequence ATGGATATTTTTCGTCTGACACCAGCTGCGGACGGCAACGTCGCATGGCCGACATTGAGCACGTCGAAAAAATCGGTGGTCACAGTGGGAGCATTCGACGGCCTGCATGTGGGCCATCATGCCGTCATTGAGGAGACGGTGCGCCAGGCCAGGAAGCTCGACGCATACTCGGTGGTCATCATGTTCGAGCCACGCCCGGCATTCGTGCACACCTATGCGAAGGCACATGCAGGCAAAGACGTGCCGGCCGGTGTGCATGATCCGGAGGCGATCACCAGCGTGGACGCGCGGCTGCGCATGCTGGCCGGCATGCACGTCGACTATGTGCTCATTGTGCGCTATACCATCGCGTTCTCCGAGAAATCGTTCAGATTCTTCCTCGGCCAGCTTGTGGGCAAACTCGGCATGCGCATGCTCGTGCTCGGCGAAGACGCGCGCATGGGCGCGAATCTGGAAGGCGACATCAAGAAGATTCGCACACTCGCCGAGGCCACCGGCGTGTTCGAACTCGAAGTGGTGACCAATCAGGGCGGCACCGTGCGCGTGCCGGAACGATTCACCCCCACGGCGCCGAACGAGCCGTGCGAACCCGGCGACCCGCTGGAGGGACTGAGCAAGGCCGAGCGACGCGCCTGGTCGAAGAAGCACAATGCGCGCGAAGTGCGCAACCAAAGCTCCACGAACGTGCGATATCTGCTCAGTCAGGGGCGCGTGCAGGCGGCAAACGAGATCCTTGGCCATGCGCACGCCGTGGAGGGCGTGGTGGAACACGGCGAGGAACGCGGACGAACCATCGGCTTCCCGACGGCGAACATAGCCGAGCCGATGGAAGGGTATCTGCCGGTGGATGGCGTGTATGCCGGCTGGCTCGTCGATCTGGGACCTGCAGACGAATACGAGCGCGACCAGCAGCAGCTGAGCGGCAAAACCGCCGATGGAGAGGCGGTAGAAGCGGCGAGCGTCACCGTAAGCGATACCCCGGTGGTCTCGCACCGCTTCTCCTCATCGCGCGTCGACAGCCGACTGGCTGCACAATCGCCGTTCAGGTGGCCGGCAGCGATCTCGATCGGCACGAAACCCACCTACAGCGAGAGCACCGGACTCAACGAGCGCGTGCTCGAGGCATATGCGCTCACCGACGAATGGCTCGACCTGTATGGGCACCGTGTTCGCGTGGAGTTCGAACGCTTCCTGCGCCCACAGGTCAAATTCGGCTCCACCGACGAGCTTGTGGCCGAGCTCAAGCACAACGTCGAGGAGACGAAGGAGCTGTTGGGAGCCGAATAG
- a CDS encoding DNA repair protein RadA, which yields MAKKTVNYVCTECGWSGGKWYGRCPECGQWGTIEEFHEAPAATGARTPVPGRTSRTPVSVQNVQSAAKPITSISTDTVSRLPTGFGEFDRVLGGGIVPGSVVLIAGEPGIGKSTLLLETAGNIAKSVAAAQSRAPARSTSEQHDDAHASAHDSVLYISGEESQAQVRLRASRIGAVEENLLLASTTDLSTVLGLIDSVRPALAIVDSAQTIVSQDVDGISGGSTQVREVASALIDSAKSLDVPVLLVGHVTKDGSIAGPRTLEHLVDVVCQFEGESQTALRLLRAVKNRFGPTDEVGCFDMSGEGIEEVRDPAGLFLSSQSEPVEGTCVTFTLDGHRSLAVEVQSLVTNSVLPTPRRAVNGVDPSRIAMLVAVLYRHGGISLLQNDLYISTIAGGQAKEPGCDLAITAAMASAALNKPIAKNVCAIGEISLTGQVRPVPRLEYRLREAQRLGFTKAIVPVTQKPLKVEGMTLVPVANLKDALAFLHLAKQRH from the coding sequence ATGGCGAAGAAAACCGTGAACTATGTGTGCACCGAATGCGGCTGGAGCGGCGGCAAATGGTATGGCCGATGCCCGGAATGCGGCCAATGGGGCACCATCGAGGAGTTCCATGAGGCGCCGGCGGCAACCGGGGCGCGCACCCCGGTGCCCGGCCGCACCTCGCGCACGCCCGTCTCGGTGCAGAATGTGCAAAGCGCGGCGAAGCCGATCACGAGCATCTCCACTGACACGGTGAGCAGACTCCCCACTGGCTTCGGCGAGTTCGACCGTGTGCTCGGCGGCGGCATAGTGCCCGGTTCGGTGGTGCTCATCGCCGGCGAACCCGGCATCGGCAAATCGACGTTGTTGCTCGAGACCGCCGGGAACATCGCGAAATCGGTGGCCGCCGCGCAAAGCCGCGCGCCGGCCCGCTCCACTTCGGAACAACATGATGACGCGCATGCCAGCGCACACGACAGCGTGCTGTACATCTCGGGCGAGGAGTCGCAGGCACAGGTGCGTCTGCGGGCCTCACGCATCGGTGCCGTCGAGGAGAACCTGCTGCTCGCCTCGACCACCGATCTCTCCACCGTGCTCGGCCTGATCGACTCGGTTCGGCCGGCGCTGGCGATTGTGGATTCGGCGCAGACAATCGTCTCGCAGGACGTCGATGGCATCTCCGGCGGCTCCACGCAGGTGCGCGAGGTGGCGAGCGCGCTCATAGACTCCGCGAAATCGCTTGACGTGCCGGTGCTGCTCGTGGGTCATGTGACCAAGGACGGTTCGATTGCCGGCCCGCGCACGCTCGAGCATCTTGTCGACGTGGTGTGTCAGTTCGAAGGTGAATCACAGACCGCGCTGCGCCTGCTGCGTGCGGTGAAGAACCGCTTCGGCCCCACCGATGAAGTGGGGTGCTTCGACATGAGCGGCGAGGGCATAGAGGAGGTGCGCGACCCGGCCGGGCTGTTCCTCTCGTCGCAAAGCGAACCCGTTGAGGGTACGTGCGTGACGTTCACGTTGGACGGGCATCGTTCCCTTGCCGTGGAGGTGCAGTCGCTCGTGACCAATTCGGTGCTGCCCACCCCGCGTCGCGCCGTCAATGGCGTGGATCCGAGCCGCATCGCCATGCTGGTGGCGGTGCTCTACCGGCATGGCGGCATCTCGTTGCTGCAGAACGATCTGTACATCTCCACAATCGCAGGCGGTCAGGCGAAGGAGCCGGGATGCGATCTCGCCATCACCGCCGCAATGGCGAGCGCCGCGTTGAACAAGCCGATCGCCAAGAACGTCTGCGCCATAGGCGAGATCAGTCTCACGGGGCAGGTGCGACCAGTGCCACGTTTGGAGTACCGTCTCCGTGAGGCGCAGCGGCTGGGGTTCACGAAGGCGATCGTGCCGGTGACCCAAAAGCCATTGAAGGTGGAGGGCATGACGCTCGTCCCGGTGGCGAACCTCAAAGACGCCCTCGCGTTCCTCCATCTCGCCAAGCAGCGACATTAG
- a CDS encoding 30S ribosomal protein bS22 has product MGSVIKKRRKRMSKKKHRKLLRKTRHQRK; this is encoded by the coding sequence ATGGGCTCTGTCATCAAGAAGCGCCGCAAGCGTATGAGCAAGAAGAAGCACCGCAAACTGCTTCGTAAGACCCGCCACCAGCGCAAGTAG
- the rpiA gene encoding ribose-5-phosphate isomerase RpiA has protein sequence MDKAQQDAMKKEAGIEAAKLVKSGMIVGLGTGSTVRFLVDELGRRKQEEGLEFTGVTTSRRTQEQAESYGIKIVNIDDVDHIDLCIDGADEVDKNFNGIKGGGAALLWEKIVAINSNRIVWIVDASKLVDVIGKFPLPVEVIPFGAMHVIERMKERGYNPTLRLDADGKPVRTDENNYVVDLHIERIDDPAGLNEDLINMVGVVEDGLFLDMVNEVIVGDPNGPRTLINPNKA, from the coding sequence ATGGATAAAGCACAGCAGGATGCAATGAAGAAGGAAGCCGGCATCGAGGCCGCGAAGCTGGTCAAAAGTGGCATGATCGTGGGGCTCGGCACCGGTTCCACCGTGCGCTTCCTCGTCGACGAACTCGGCCGCCGCAAGCAGGAGGAAGGTCTGGAGTTCACCGGCGTCACCACTTCGCGCCGCACGCAGGAGCAGGCCGAGAGCTACGGCATTAAGATCGTGAACATCGACGACGTCGACCACATCGACCTGTGCATCGACGGGGCCGACGAGGTTGACAAGAACTTCAACGGCATCAAGGGCGGCGGCGCGGCGCTGCTGTGGGAGAAGATCGTGGCGATCAACTCGAACAGGATCGTCTGGATCGTCGACGCCTCCAAGCTCGTCGACGTCATTGGCAAGTTCCCGCTGCCAGTGGAGGTCATCCCGTTCGGCGCCATGCATGTGATCGAGCGCATGAAGGAACGCGGCTACAACCCGACGCTGCGTCTTGACGCCGACGGCAAGCCGGTGCGCACCGACGAGAACAACTACGTCGTCGACCTGCATATCGAGCGCATCGACGACCCGGCAGGTCTCAACGAGGATCTCATCAACATGGTGGGCGTCGTCGAAGACGGCCTATTCCTTGACATGGTCAACGAGGTCATCGTGGGCGATCCGAACGGCCCGCGCACGCTCATCAATCCGAACAAGGCGTGA
- a CDS encoding ribonuclease H family protein, with the protein MTITVSTDGSALRNPNGPMGWAWADHTDGARDEHAHAGDCAAGGATNGTNQIGELCAVLEALRAHPGSEPLVIESDSQYAINCSNKWVFGWKKNGWKNSKQEPVKNAPIIKAIDAEISKRAGKVSFRWVKGHAGNAGNEKVDDLARGFAGDCESGAQEGYLPKEGWQALLESPYARDVKVPADAQLLLDGEMDEREYTRLHAAEVDDLEHGEPNLTELGDVRTPADSAETDAPADTAAHAAESAADGTDTPAGEPTATADMQLAPTGLAASGRVTLSPPPNSSPYYDGSPRRIHGYIEVDALVQGDGTLDLENARFLMHRRENG; encoded by the coding sequence ATGACGATCACAGTTTCCACAGACGGCTCCGCACTGCGTAATCCGAACGGCCCGATGGGGTGGGCGTGGGCTGACCATACGGACGGCGCGCGCGACGAACACGCGCATGCGGGCGATTGTGCGGCAGGGGGCGCCACGAACGGCACGAATCAGATCGGCGAACTGTGCGCGGTGCTCGAGGCACTGCGTGCACACCCGGGAAGCGAGCCGCTGGTCATAGAATCCGACTCGCAGTATGCCATCAACTGCTCGAACAAATGGGTGTTCGGGTGGAAGAAGAATGGCTGGAAGAACTCGAAACAGGAACCGGTGAAGAACGCGCCGATCATCAAGGCGATCGATGCGGAGATAAGCAAGCGGGCCGGCAAAGTGAGCTTCCGCTGGGTTAAGGGTCACGCCGGCAATGCAGGCAACGAGAAGGTGGACGATCTCGCACGCGGATTCGCCGGCGATTGCGAATCCGGCGCGCAAGAGGGGTATCTGCCGAAGGAAGGTTGGCAGGCGTTGCTCGAATCGCCGTACGCACGCGATGTCAAGGTGCCTGCGGATGCACAACTGCTGCTCGACGGCGAGATGGACGAACGCGAATACACGCGGTTGCATGCCGCCGAGGTGGACGATCTCGAGCACGGCGAGCCGAATCTGACCGAGCTCGGCGACGTGCGGACTCCTGCGGATTCCGCAGAAACCGACGCCCCTGCGGATACCGCCGCACATGCCGCGGAATCCGCGGCGGACGGCACCGACACCCCCGCAGGAGAGCCCACGGCGACGGCCGACATGCAGCTGGCTCCCACGGGATTGGCGGCAAGCGGGCGTGTGACGCTCTCCCCTCCCCCGAACTCGAGCCCGTATTATGACGGCTCACCGAGGCGCATCCACGGGTACATCGAAGTGGACGCGCTCGTGCAGGGCGACGGCACGCTCGATCTCGAGAACGCGCGTTTCCTCATGCATCGCCGCGAGAACGGCTAG
- the serS gene encoding serine--tRNA ligase, translated as MLDIQFIREHPEVVKESQRKRGESVELVDEVLRADEERRSSLKQFEEARARQKEIGKQVAKAAPDEKAKLIAQTKELSEQVASFKASADTADEQYTTAMWQLSNIVEPQAPEGGEDDYVVVKKVGQIRDFAAEGFEPKDHLTLGEEVAGIDMKRGVKVSGSRFYFLRGDVARLQIAMLTMAVDQAQEHGFILAITPTLVRPEVMRGTGFLNSHADEIYRLREPDDDYLVGTSEVALAGMHENEILDLSDGPLRYCGWSSCYRREAGAAGKDTSGIIRVHQFDKVEMFVYAKPENSDAEHQKLLAMEEEMLAKVEVPYRVIDTAAGDLGSSAARKFDCEAWVPTQGRYRELTSTSNCTQYQARRLNIRERVADGGTSPVATLNGTLATTRWLVAILENHQQEDGSIEIPKAMRPYMGGKEVIEPRKWEA; from the coding sequence ATGCTCGATATTCAATTCATTCGTGAACATCCTGAAGTAGTCAAGGAATCACAACGCAAACGCGGCGAATCCGTCGAACTCGTCGACGAGGTGCTCCGTGCCGACGAGGAACGCCGCTCCTCGCTCAAGCAATTCGAAGAGGCCCGCGCCCGCCAGAAGGAGATCGGCAAGCAGGTCGCCAAGGCCGCACCGGATGAGAAGGCGAAGCTGATCGCGCAGACCAAGGAGCTCTCCGAACAGGTCGCCTCGTTCAAAGCAAGCGCCGACACCGCCGACGAACAGTACACCACCGCGATGTGGCAGCTGTCGAACATCGTGGAACCACAGGCGCCGGAAGGCGGCGAAGACGACTACGTTGTGGTGAAGAAAGTCGGTCAGATCCGCGATTTCGCAGCCGAGGGCTTCGAGCCGAAAGACCACCTCACCCTCGGCGAGGAAGTCGCCGGCATCGATATGAAGCGCGGTGTGAAGGTCTCCGGTTCCCGTTTCTACTTCCTGCGTGGCGATGTGGCACGTCTGCAAATCGCCATGCTCACGATGGCGGTGGATCAGGCACAGGAGCACGGTTTCATCCTTGCGATCACACCTACGCTCGTGCGTCCGGAAGTCATGCGCGGCACCGGCTTCCTCAACTCGCACGCCGATGAGATCTACCGTCTGCGCGAGCCGGACGACGACTATCTGGTGGGCACTTCGGAGGTCGCGCTTGCTGGCATGCACGAGAATGAGATTCTCGACCTGAGCGACGGTCCGCTGCGCTACTGCGGATGGAGCTCCTGCTATCGGCGCGAGGCGGGCGCCGCGGGCAAGGACACGAGCGGCATCATTCGCGTCCACCAGTTCGACAAGGTGGAGATGTTCGTCTATGCCAAGCCGGAGAACTCTGATGCCGAACACCAGAAGCTTCTCGCGATGGAGGAGGAGATGCTCGCCAAGGTGGAGGTCCCGTACCGCGTAATCGACACGGCCGCGGGCGATCTGGGTTCCTCGGCAGCACGCAAGTTCGACTGCGAGGCCTGGGTTCCCACGCAGGGCCGCTACCGCGAGCTCACGTCCACCTCGAACTGCACGCAGTACCAGGCACGCCGACTCAACATTCGCGAGCGCGTTGCCGACGGCGGCACCTCCCCTGTCGCCACGCTCAACGGCACCTTGGCCACCACCCGCTGGCTCGTGGCGATTCTCGAGAACCACCAGCAGGAAGACGGTTCGATCGAGATCCCGAAGGCCATGCGGCCGTACATGGGCGGCAAGGAAGTAATCGAGCCGCGCAAGTGGGAGGCCTGA